Proteins encoded in a region of the Agromyces protaetiae genome:
- a CDS encoding TetR/AcrR family transcriptional regulator produces MTVEIRFGPRNDCRCFEVERHRHPVERPDGNILLVVQIPSQRAAIELASTSQLIHRESLLFALGPNDAHDRSRERSASRIHAKYFTRPESSIVIPDSGLYDPDMGTEEPAERRRRQVRSQRTHERLLHAAAVEFERFGYENSSMARLSKEAGVTTGAAYNHFPSKWAIAEEILGRQRLRVREVAANVKTALPGAFERLLCFSADLSELLMQDPGVRASVQLSMEPALPVATPAWREWADLADELAATAPDGADALRVTDRLGSLTVSLIVSAWLLTRDQDEEAFDALLQPLWNALVTGLVRSDGEVSALASVETIFGR; encoded by the coding sequence TTGACCGTTGAGATCCGCTTCGGCCCGCGCAACGATTGCCGATGCTTCGAGGTTGAGCGACACCGCCATCCGGTAGAGCGCCCCGATGGGAACATCCTGCTCGTCGTACAGATACCGAGCCAGCGTGCTGCGATTGAACTCGCCTCGACGAGCCAGCTCATCCACCGTGAGTCGTTGCTGTTCGCGCTCGGTCCGAACGATGCCCATGACCGTTCGCGTGAACGCAGCGCCTCGCGCATACATGCGAAGTACTTTACCCGTCCAGAATCCAGTATTGTAATCCCAGATTCGGGACTGTACGATCCCGACATGGGGACTGAGGAACCAGCGGAGCGACGGCGCCGGCAGGTGCGCAGCCAACGGACCCACGAGCGCCTCCTCCACGCCGCCGCGGTGGAGTTCGAGCGATTCGGGTACGAGAACTCGTCGATGGCGCGCCTTTCCAAGGAAGCAGGCGTCACGACCGGAGCCGCGTACAACCATTTCCCCTCGAAATGGGCGATCGCGGAAGAAATCCTGGGCCGCCAACGACTCCGTGTCCGAGAAGTCGCCGCGAACGTAAAGACCGCACTCCCAGGCGCCTTCGAACGGCTGCTGTGCTTCTCGGCGGACCTCTCAGAGCTCCTCATGCAGGACCCCGGCGTGCGTGCGAGTGTTCAGCTGTCAATGGAACCGGCGCTACCCGTCGCCACCCCCGCATGGCGCGAATGGGCCGATCTCGCCGATGAGCTCGCCGCCACCGCACCCGATGGCGCTGACGCGCTCCGGGTGACCGACCGACTGGGCTCGCTCACCGTCAGCCTCATCGTGAGCGCGTGGCTGCTCACTCGAGACCAGGACGAAGAAGCCTTCGACGCACTCCTGCAACCGCTGTGGAATGCGCTCGTCACCGGGCTCGTCAGGTCGGATGGTGAGGTGTCCGCGTTAGCGTCCGTCGAGACGATCTTCGGACGATAG
- a CDS encoding RHS repeat-associated core domain-containing protein produces MLLTRPGEQASVTHPAVIEADGTPEGKTILGAETVTTVYDETSSTPSWTSGGFGWGTYVASSRFAADGRLMSTDLGNTYGAVVTYGYEHGTKRLSSISLDREQISGTDIGLRYTYDPAGNVTSQTSHYDGGSDTATLDYGAGPAGPHAVTSVSAAGMSLLFAYDDAGNRTSFKANVFYEGTYDLIDYTWDAEGELIGSTGMGFHGMPADDSYIYDADGNRIVRASNGFTTIYAGSQEITLTYSGAVKATRYYSFSGQTVAMRTGRGLGNAVTSLVNDHHGTPIGAISNGAHPRTSNVSRLYTDPFGGTRGGSWEDTVPGDKQFLGKTRDESTGLTQIGARYYDELVGSFISVDPLLDLTDPQQWNGYAYAHNNPVSFTDPTGLLPQGYSSATFDSMDRAIANRAKQNQAPATVDIPVTSWEDSTGSGSGEDRPWPYISAYDYVIDDWLGSWPRRRNPGVDHGRFQGSAGRDFSI; encoded by the coding sequence GTGCTGCTCACTCGTCCGGGAGAACAGGCCAGTGTGACGCATCCGGCCGTGATCGAGGCCGACGGAACGCCCGAGGGCAAAACGATCCTCGGTGCGGAGACCGTGACCACGGTCTACGACGAAACATCATCGACGCCGTCTTGGACCAGCGGCGGATTCGGGTGGGGCACCTACGTCGCGTCCTCCCGGTTCGCCGCCGACGGCCGACTCATGAGCACCGACCTCGGCAACACGTACGGCGCCGTCGTGACCTACGGCTACGAACACGGCACGAAGCGGTTATCGAGCATCAGCCTCGACCGTGAACAGATCAGCGGCACCGACATCGGTTTGCGGTACACGTACGACCCCGCGGGCAATGTCACCAGCCAGACCTCGCACTACGACGGAGGGAGTGATACCGCCACCCTGGATTACGGGGCAGGACCGGCCGGTCCGCACGCCGTGACGTCGGTGTCCGCAGCCGGCATGTCGTTGCTGTTCGCCTACGACGACGCCGGAAACCGCACGAGCTTCAAAGCCAACGTGTTCTACGAGGGCACTTACGACCTCATCGACTACACCTGGGATGCGGAAGGCGAACTCATCGGCTCCACCGGTATGGGGTTCCACGGCATGCCTGCCGATGACTCATACATTTACGACGCCGACGGCAACCGAATCGTTCGTGCCAGCAACGGATTCACCACGATCTACGCAGGCAGCCAAGAAATCACACTCACCTACAGCGGCGCGGTGAAAGCTACGCGGTACTACTCGTTCTCAGGCCAAACGGTGGCGATGCGAACCGGCCGCGGACTGGGCAACGCCGTAACCTCCCTCGTCAACGACCACCACGGCACACCCATCGGCGCCATCTCCAACGGCGCACACCCCCGCACGTCAAACGTATCCCGGCTCTACACGGATCCCTTCGGCGGCACACGCGGAGGCTCATGGGAGGACACCGTGCCCGGAGACAAGCAGTTCCTAGGCAAGACCCGCGACGAATCCACCGGCCTTACCCAAATCGGCGCCCGCTACTACGACGAACTCGTCGGCTCATTCATCAGCGTCGACCCACTCCTCGATCTGACAGACCCGCAACAGTGGAACGGCTACGCCTACGCGCACAACAATCCAGTCTCGTTCACCGACCCCACCGGACTCCTGCCCCAGGGCTACTCGAGCGCAACCTTCGACAGCATGGATCGCGCTATCGCCAATCGTGCCAAGCAGAATCAGGCGCCCGCCACGGTGGATATTCCGGTCACGAGCTGGGAGGATTCGACGGGTAGCGGGTCGGGCGAGGATCGTCCGTGGCCATACATCTCCGCGTACGACTACGTGATTGATGATTGGCTTGGGTCTTGGCCTCGAAGGCGAAACCCCGGAGTCGATCATGGACGTTTTCAAGGATCGGCCGGCCGAGATTTTTCCATTTGA
- a CDS encoding polymorphic toxin type 50 domain-containing protein — protein MLTADPRVLGRQSGTGAQAGRIPVGQPGYKERVDFREQIGQFVDQSTGMITPTTRGIIHYGKKGIHVVPSRPGG, from the coding sequence ATGTTGACAGCTGACCCTCGAGTCCTCGGCCGACAGTCTGGGACAGGCGCACAGGCTGGCCGCATTCCTGTTGGTCAGCCGGGTTACAAGGAGCGGGTCGACTTTCGCGAACAGATTGGACAGTTCGTCGATCAAAGTACCGGAATGATCACACCCACAACTAGAGGGATTATTCACTACGGAAAGAAGGGGATTCACGTGGTTCCGAGTAGGCCCGGCGGATGA
- a CDS encoding RHS repeat-associated core domain-containing protein — translation MPRDKQFLGKTRDESTGLTQIGARYYDELVGSFISVDPLLDLADPQQWNGYAYAHNNPVSFTVPTGLLPQGYSSATFDSMDRAMADRAKHKQAPATVDLPVADASVVAVPLAATGGASWLTEITWGAVGRLLGFGNRR, via the coding sequence GTGCCCCGAGACAAGCAATTCCTAGGCAAGACCCGCGACGAATCCACCGGCCTTACCCAAATCGGCGCCCGCTACTACGACGAACTCGTCGGCTCATTCATCAGCGTCGACCCACTCCTCGACCTCGCCGACCCGCAACAGTGGAACGGGTACGCGTACGCGCACAACAATCCAGTCTCGTTCACCGTCCCCACGGGACTTCTGCCCCAGGGCTACTCGAGCGCAACCTTCGACAGTATGGATCGCGCCATGGCCGACCGTGCCAAGCACAAACAGGCGCCCGCCACGGTAGATCTTCCGGTGGCTGATGCGAGCGTCGTTGCGGTCCCGCTCGCTGCGACCGGAGGAGCCTCGTGGCTCACTGAAATAACGTGGGGCGCAGTCGGCAGGCTGCTTGGCTTTGGGAACAGGCGCTAG
- a CDS encoding RHS repeat-associated core domain-containing protein, protein MVRDPEGLGAADCAGNELISEIGPPLPDRIQRERGFGRELNAGPKARISHEELRKVGGEAQQPLERSRQLVPHVLGERFDLLPLIVKKLLSDCPYGITTIYAGSQEIAISVTGMVTATRYYSFSSQTVAMRTGRGLGNAVTSLVNDHHGTPIGAISNGAHPRTSDVTRLYTTPFGGVRGSSHANTVPGDKQFLGKTRDESTGLTQIGARYYDELVGSFISVDPLLDLTDPQQWNGYAYAHNNPVSFADPTGLLPRDPSGHQTVADRADRATRISMPVEVAPPGCMAPSAGACDAAEEITATEREANETVWELFGLFVTGLGRPDGHYRFDGTDAYAKRFMLGETAGLMRERIEEWLRQGKSAEAGSVEVTPEMFVRDAIVIASNGHGGNLPEAFTGSFNYEFQVVEQSVERAAIVQITVTNPTTIESFTRIPWDRENFFEYFKGPMDMSNQLFGTYKRIDQTLTWTERVHY, encoded by the coding sequence ATGGTGCGTGACCCGGAGGGCCTCGGTGCCGCCGACTGCGCTGGCAACGAGCTCATCAGCGAGATCGGCCCACCGCTTCCAGACCGGATCCAGCGAGAGCGCGGGTTCGGTCGAGAGCTGAATGCTGGCCCGAAGGCCCGCATCTCGCATGAGGAGCTCCGAAAGGTCGGCGGAGAAGCACAGCAGCCTCTCGAACGCTCTCGGCAGCTGGTCCCTCACGTGCTCGGCGAGCGCTTCGACCTGCTCCCGCTGATTGTGAAGAAGCTCCTGAGCGATTGCCCATATGGAATCACCACTATCTACGCCGGCAGCCAAGAGATCGCCATCTCCGTTACCGGCATGGTCACCGCCACCAGGTACTACTCCTTCTCAAGCCAAACGGTGGCGATGCGAACGGGCCGCGGACTGGGCAACGCCGTTACATCCCTCGTGAACGACCACCACGGCACACCCATCGGCGCTATCTCCAACGGCGCACACCCCCGCACGTCCGACGTCACCCGGCTCTACACCACCCCGTTCGGCGGCGTACGCGGAAGCTCTCACGCCAACACCGTGCCCGGAGACAAGCAATTCCTAGGCAAGACCCGCGACGAATCCACCGGGCTCACCCAGATAGGCGCCCGCTACTACGACGAACTCGTCGGCTCCTTCATCAGCGTCGACCCACTCCTCGACCTCACGGACCCACAACAGTGGAACGGGTACGCCTACGCGCACAACAACCCCGTCTCCTTCGCCGATCCCACCGGGCTTCTGCCTCGAGACCCGAGCGGACACCAAACGGTCGCCGACCGCGCCGACCGCGCGACGCGGATCTCCATGCCGGTCGAGGTCGCCCCGCCTGGCTGTATGGCCCCTTCCGCTGGTGCGTGTGATGCTGCGGAAGAGATCACGGCGACTGAACGGGAAGCAAACGAGACTGTGTGGGAGCTCTTTGGCTTGTTCGTGACTGGGCTTGGGCGGCCAGACGGCCACTACAGGTTCGACGGCACGGACGCCTATGCAAAGCGCTTCATGCTAGGCGAAACGGCAGGATTAATGCGCGAGAGGATCGAGGAGTGGCTGCGGCAAGGAAAAAGTGCGGAGGCCGGCTCTGTGGAGGTAACACCTGAGATGTTCGTACGTGATGCGATTGTCATTGCGAGCAACGGCCACGGTGGGAACCTGCCCGAAGCGTTCACCGGCTCGTTCAACTATGAGTTCCAAGTCGTGGAGCAGTCAGTGGAACGTGCAGCTATTGTGCAGATTACCGTTACGAACCCGACCACCATCGAAAGTTTCACGCGAATCCCGTGGGATCGCGAGAATTTCTTCGAGTATTTCAAGGGTCCAATGGACATGTCCAATCAGCTTTTCGGCACGTACAAGCGAATCGATCAAACGCTCACCTGGACGGAGCGCGTTCACTACTAA
- a CDS encoding toxin — MTETRVHPSALRHGLSADEIIGLWSVGLEDTWLDDLDPTRLLRISLDEAGRPWELVGLVFDGGARHLVIHAMPLRKGTIELIRRAR, encoded by the coding sequence GTGACGGAGACTCGCGTGCACCCATCCGCGTTGCGGCACGGGTTGAGCGCCGACGAGATCATCGGGCTCTGGTCCGTGGGATTGGAGGACACGTGGCTCGACGACCTCGACCCGACGCGGCTCCTGCGGATCAGTCTGGACGAGGCCGGCCGACCGTGGGAACTCGTAGGTCTCGTCTTCGACGGCGGCGCTCGACACCTCGTCATTCACGCGATGCCGCTACGCAAAGGAACGATCGAACTGATCAGGAGGGCTCGATGA
- a CDS encoding ribbon-helix-helix domain-containing protein, giving the protein MSRSHGTVNGAEISEDVIDRLVANAEAGFPGVTARRAGRPTMGEGPATTVAVRLDPTLHQALVERVEGENSNASQVIRDALREYLHVA; this is encoded by the coding sequence ATGAGCAGAAGCCACGGCACCGTCAACGGCGCCGAGATCTCCGAAGACGTGATCGACCGCCTCGTCGCAAACGCCGAAGCCGGATTCCCCGGGGTCACGGCACGGCGTGCCGGGCGCCCTACGATGGGCGAGGGACCGGCGACGACGGTCGCCGTCCGCCTCGACCCCACCCTGCACCAGGCGCTCGTCGAACGCGTCGAAGGTGAGAACTCGAACGCCTCCCAGGTCATTCGCGACGCACTTCGCGAGTACCTGCACGTAGCGTGA
- a CDS encoding DUF6572 domain-containing protein, with translation MVEDRRWGVDPDQARQLQEKVNTYAGYVLDGSLSKQYPETASGPIRIRLDCAEAPAGHIAHIAAHSVSQLAAHGIDFQVNPKS, from the coding sequence ATGGTCGAAGATCGCCGCTGGGGCGTCGATCCCGACCAGGCTAGGCAGCTGCAAGAAAAGGTCAACACATACGCTGGCTACGTGCTCGATGGAAGCCTCTCCAAGCAGTATCCCGAAACCGCCAGTGGACCGATCCGGATACGTCTCGACTGCGCTGAAGCGCCGGCCGGGCACATTGCGCATATTGCGGCGCACTCCGTCAGCCAGCTCGCCGCCCACGGAATCGACTTCCAGGTCAACCCGAAGAGCTGA
- a CDS encoding polymorphic toxin type 50 domain-containing protein, with the protein MADRAKHKQAPATIDLPVAGASVVAVPLAAAGGASWLTEITWGAVGRLLGFGGALGGVLMMCGSSTESCANSNEQALGEQSTPAPPDMDGCPPIVLDCSDWEESADRTLDASEMVNGDPFAPAVNWGQQEKHFPDHFNVDPRKSVLTADPRLLARHAGTGTPVGKLPVGHPGSRERVDFGEPIGRFVDRNTGAITETTRGITHYGKKGIHVVPSRPIE; encoded by the coding sequence ATGGCCGACCGTGCCAAGCACAAACAGGCGCCCGCCACCATAGATCTTCCCGTGGCCGGCGCGAGCGTAGTAGCGGTCCCCCTCGCTGCGGCCGGAGGAGCCTCGTGGCTCACTGAAATAACGTGGGGCGCAGTCGGCAGACTGCTTGGCTTTGGGGGCGCGCTCGGCGGCGTGCTCATGATGTGCGGTTCTTCAACCGAAAGCTGCGCAAACTCCAACGAACAGGCGCTAGGTGAACAGAGCACGCCGGCTCCGCCAGACATGGACGGCTGTCCGCCCATCGTGCTGGATTGCTCCGACTGGGAAGAATCGGCTGATCGCACCCTTGACGCGAGCGAGATGGTCAACGGAGATCCGTTTGCGCCAGCCGTGAATTGGGGCCAGCAGGAAAAGCACTTCCCGGACCATTTCAACGTCGATCCGAGAAAGAGCGTGTTGACGGCTGATCCCAGACTGCTCGCCCGGCACGCGGGTACCGGGACACCGGTTGGAAAGCTGCCTGTCGGGCACCCAGGTTCGAGGGAACGCGTGGACTTCGGCGAACCAATTGGGCGGTTCGTTGATAGAAATACTGGGGCGATCACTGAAACGACGAGAGGCATCACTCATTACGGAAAGAAAGGAATTCACGTGGTTCCGAGCAGGCCGATCGAATGA
- a CDS encoding transposase, with translation MDRRTVVEATAWRFRTGAPWRDVPERFGNWNTIYKNFNRWAEQGVWARVLEKTQSIAQQAGDLDWVASIDSTIVRVHQHGATLPRATGGGIELQEVR, from the coding sequence GTGGATCGGCGCACGGTGGTCGAAGCGACGGCGTGGCGATTCCGCACCGGAGCGCCGTGGCGTGACGTGCCGGAGCGATTCGGGAACTGGAACACGATCTACAAGAACTTCAACAGGTGGGCCGAGCAGGGTGTCTGGGCGCGCGTGTTGGAGAAGACGCAGTCGATCGCTCAGCAGGCCGGGGACCTCGACTGGGTCGCGTCGATCGACTCGACGATCGTGCGTGTGCACCAGCACGGTGCCACTCTGCCCCGCGCCACAGGGGGCGGGATCGAACTACAAGAAGTTCGGTGA
- a CDS encoding DUF2510 domain-containing protein: MRGGYDEIAPRPEPGWYEDPEESDLERWWDGYRWSDTEFRPPRRESAARAVVSDYVQSYKDQLPNSPTNAIARSTLIASFIALAGVVALLVLAIDLRAAMLPTVGAVLLAGSVAAVLFLSVWNVFVSVIAIVNGQRHAGRRAGQARVSLAVSCVAVAFGVWALVEALPHAYEVVAVAS; the protein is encoded by the coding sequence ATGCGCGGCGGGTACGACGAGATCGCTCCACGCCCTGAACCGGGCTGGTACGAGGATCCTGAGGAATCAGACCTCGAGCGGTGGTGGGATGGCTACCGATGGTCAGACACGGAGTTCCGCCCGCCGCGCCGCGAAAGCGCAGCGCGCGCGGTGGTGTCGGATTACGTGCAGAGCTACAAGGACCAACTTCCCAACTCGCCGACGAATGCCATCGCACGGTCGACGCTCATCGCGTCGTTCATCGCGCTCGCCGGAGTCGTCGCCCTCCTCGTTCTTGCGATTGATCTTCGCGCCGCGATGCTCCCGACTGTGGGCGCCGTGCTACTGGCTGGGAGTGTCGCAGCGGTTCTGTTTCTCTCCGTGTGGAATGTGTTCGTGAGTGTGATCGCCATCGTCAATGGCCAGCGCCATGCCGGGCGCCGTGCGGGGCAGGCCCGTGTTTCGCTTGCGGTGTCGTGCGTCGCTGTCGCGTTCGGAGTCTGGGCCCTGGTCGAAGCGCTCCCCCACGCGTACGAGGTGGTTGCAGTGGCTTCATAG